One Camelus ferus isolate YT-003-E chromosome 19, BCGSAC_Cfer_1.0, whole genome shotgun sequence genomic window, CCCCCCCCCGTTAATGAACACTGGAAGCACAGCATATGCTTTACCACTTTCCTCACCAGTAATGCTGAAAAATAACAGAGCTACTAACTGCACAGAAGCAGCTCATCTACGAATGCGTTTTCTCACTACACCCCCCACCCTCGGGCCTGCCTCCACGCCACACCACTATGACACCAAGGGCAAAAGGAGTGCAATTAAATACTTTTAAGCACTTAATAATTCCATTTAGCTTCCCTATTTCCGGGATGTTCAACAGCCACTGCCACCACGGACTGGCACGGACCTTGCCTCGCCCACCCCTCCCACAGCGGGCAGAGGTTCTATTCTGAGGAACAAGGGAAAGAGAacattctctgtctctcaggTGCGTGTCCCTCTCAATCTCCGGTCCAAGGAGGGAGGCAAGGCACAAGGACCTCAGGTCTGGGCAGATGCCTGAGCTACAAAGTTAAGTGGGTACTTTTCTTATGCAAAATAGGtcaagcacaggaaaaaaaaaaaccccaaaactttaGCTGTTCTGATTTTACTCTAACCAggtctttaaaatactttaagacCCATTCCTTGAGCCCTAAACAGAGCCTGTTACGAAAAACTCCTATAATAAGGTTtcagctttctttaaaaagtaacaatgTAAAAATACTGCATGAACActgaatttcctttccttctttctactcttgttttccaaatgttcttTAATAAGGATGTATCATTTTCATAGtaggaaaaaaagcataaaaagccAGGATAAAAAACAGTGTGAATGAAGGAAATATTCACCGATTTAAAAGCTTAAATCTTTAGCTGCCCTATCTGCCACTCAAGACTAAATCCCAGAAGGGCAGGGCTTGGCCTGTCTTCTTCACAGTTATTTTCCCAGGCCTGACACAATACCTGGCATGTGGCAGAAAGAAGTTTAATGAGTGCACCTTCATCCAACATGCTCGGCTGAAGTCTCACTATCATCTTTATGCACTTATATCTGTGGCTACCAGGCTGCTCAACAGTAAGCGCCCAATACCTGCCCTGACCTCACATCTTCAACCTCACAGCATCTTGGTTTCAGCAGGAGCAGCAAGGGCTTCTGAAATGGACCGAGGTGGGATCCAGAGTTAACATTCCTTGAAACCAGAATTCTTTTGACTGCCTAGCCCTACATCCCAAGTTGCTGGTGGCACACAGCTGAGAGCAAAGCCCCTCCTTGCCTTGCCCCGGCTCAGGCCAAAGTCTCACTCGCCTCAAATCAGAGACTGTTACCACTTCCCCTGTTCCTCATGGAAGCTAGAGAACATTCTCACTGTATTATGAATTCCCTATCAAGGAATGCACTATAATACAATTAAACAAGGAATATAGGTGTGACTTTAAAGGCAAGCTTAAGCTCAAATATGAATTTACTTTAACAACTAATTTAAATAGCCTTTCAAGAAAAAGGCCACCACTTTATAGCACTTTTTTTCATTACTTAGAGCAATGCTGTTCAACAGGGCTTTctgaaatgatggaaatgttctacatctGTGCTACCTAATAAGGgagccactagtcacatgtggctactgagcatttAAAATGTGGTAATTCaactaagaaactgaattttaaattttatttaattttaacagcCACAAGTAGCTAGTGGCTACCCTACTGGACAGCGAACACAGAGCAATTACAGCTGGAGGCAATGATAACAACAACTTCAAAAGCAGCAAACCACAGACACACAAGTCAAGTGGGAGGCCAGCTCCTGGCAGGGCATCTGGGAGAAGACTTTGGTGAGGTGCTAACAGTAAGAGATGAACTCTGAGTTTTAGAGGCTCAATATTTCTAACAATGCTTACCACAAAAAAAACATCAACTCCTCTTTTCTGGATTCCTTGGTTTCAAAGCTTGCATCATACAAAGCATAGCGACAATCTTTTTCAGGAAGCATTCCCACGAAATGCTTGAAAGGATCGGTTATGGTTACACCAACATCTCCAACCAAGATCTCTTTGCCTTCTTCTACAATGATGCACTTTTTGTCTGCACTGAGACAAAAAATGacagccttctttcttttcttgatttcttctgGTGTGGAACACTTCCGAACTTTCATGTCATAAAAAATGCGGCATACTTCATCAGCAACTTGCACTCCTGAGGCCtagaatgagggaaaaaaaatcagaaggaggCTTCGATATTTATCATGCCAAATATAAAACACGATGTAACTTTTGGTTATAGACTGGCATACGCTTAAAATTGTTAAAGGTGTATTTTTCATCTaacaagaaaactagaaaatctgAGCTACAAACACTAATTTCAGTCATTTAACTTCTAAAACGATTACATATATAAGCTATTAATCACCATCACGTGGGAGTAAGGGAAGATTCAGCTACAGCAGCCCCTCTAACCCCAATACCAGGAAAACGGTGTTTCCTGGCTGCTGGATTATTTCTTCTCATAAAGGTTTACTCAGCGTCCTGATGGGGGTGGTCATCTCCCCAGTTTGAGTGTTAATAAACCCAGAATTCTTTTTACAACACATAATAGATGGTCAGAGTGGCTGGGCTGGGAAAATTCCACTCTCACAGCATATCTTGCTCTAACAGAAGAATTTAAAGGTCTTTGTTCTACTCACATGTCAAAATTATGTGATTAACATCCAATAACATATTAGTCACATAcctttaaaatttcacttataaaatctccaagttttaaattaaaattagaataaataagaCTGCAAGGAGACTAGCTCTTAATtgttcccaccacaaaaaaagaaatgataattatgtgctGTGACAGAGGTGATTGCTAACCTATGGTGGTAATATTGCAATATACAAATGTATCAAAAATCAACACCCTATATAACCTTAAGCTtacataatgttgtatgtcaattatacctcaattaaaaataagtaagatattTACTATAACAAAGAGGATAGTTTACTTTAGGGTTATACCAACCAGAAAAAACAACCTGTTACCATGTTATAACCTGCTATTCTGAAATGAGGAAGCAGTTATACAGCCTGATAACCAAAGATCTAAAAACCAGTTTTCgatcttttcatcttctttaagGAATGTGCTGTTTACATAAACTTTACTATGCCCGTAATTTTTGTTAATGTATTAATAACTACTTTGGTTTGCATGTTagcttttctaattaaaaatttaatagaatttaaATACTAAACAATGCCAAAATATTAATGATGCCCCAAATTAATGTCGAGTTATTtgattcagaaatgaaaatgcatgTGCAATAAAAAAGTAACCCACACACtgggagataatatttgcaaatcatatatccaataagaaacttgtatctagaatatataaagaatccttATAACAACAATACAAAAgacaacacaattttaaaatgggcaaggatttgaatagatatttctctaaagatttttaaaatgtcaacacaAGAACCTGGGGAAaatcaacatcattagtcattagggaactgTATAtcaaaccacaataaaaaatgacttcatacccactagggtGGCTGTTAACAAAAAAGACAATAGTAACAAATTGGTGA contains:
- the DSTN gene encoding destrin isoform X3, translating into MASGVQVADEVCRIFYDMKVRKCSTPEEIKKRKKAVIFCLSADKKCIIVEEGKEILVGDVGVTITDPFKHFVGMLPEKDCRYALYDASFETKESRKEELMFFLWAPELAPLKSKMIYASSKDAIKKKFQGIKHECQANGPEDLNRACIAEKLGGSLIVAFEGCPV
- the DSTN gene encoding destrin isoform X2, translated to MASGVQVADEVCRIFYDMKVRKCSTPEEIKKRKKAVIFCLSADKKCIIVEEGKEILVGDVGVTITDPFKHFVGMLPEKDCRYALYDASFETKESRKEELMFFLWAPELAPLKSKMIYASSKDAIKKKFQGKWPHFLSWPVLFDLPLGTGILMRWPEWTYCSSRRECWDKTRMSSKWTRRPQPGLYCGKARWILNCSF